A single region of the Mustela lutreola isolate mMusLut2 chromosome 2, mMusLut2.pri, whole genome shotgun sequence genome encodes:
- the LOC131825731 gene encoding olfactory receptor 7C1-like, producing the protein MEPGNQTHASEFLLLGFSVKSEIQFMLFGLFLSIYLVAFMGNLLIFLAICSNSHLHMPMYFFLSNLSFADICFTSTTIPKMLLNIQTQRKTITYEGCLSQIFFFIVFGCLDNLLLTVMAYDRFVAICHPLHYSVIMNPQFCGLLALGSWCISVMGSLLETLTLLRLSFCTNMEIPHFFCDLPEILKLACSDTLINNIVVYSATGLLAVIPFHAILLSYYQIISSILSISSAAGKHKAFSTCGSHLSMVSLFYGTGLGVYLSSAATSSSRMSLVASVMYTIVTPMMNPFIYSLRNRDMKRALSRLLIRMVPLSVRTITGLS; encoded by the coding sequence ATGGAACCAGGAAATCAAACACATGCTTCAGAATTTCTCCTCCTGGGGTTTTCAGTGAAGTCAGAGATTCAGTTCATGCTTTTTGGGCTGTTCCTGTCCATATACTTGGTCGCATTCATGGGGAACCTGCTCATCTTCCTAGCCATCTGCTCAAACTCCCACCTCCACAtgcccatgtacttcttcctctccaacctgTCATTTGCTGACATCTGTTtcacctccaccaccatcccCAAGATGCTGCTGAACATCCAGACTCAAAGAAAAACCATAACATATGAAGGATGCCTCAGCCAGATattctttttcattgtatttGGATGCCTGGACAATTTACTCCTGActgtgatggcctatgaccgctttGTGGCCATCTGTCACCCCCTGCACTACTCAGTCATCATGAACCCCCAGTTCTGTGGACTGTTGGCCCTGGGGTCTTGGTGCATCAGTgtcatgggctccctgctcgagaCCTTGACCCTTTTGAGGCTGTCCTTCTGCACAAACATGGAAATTCCACACTTTTTTTGTGATCTTCCTGAAATCCTGAAGCTTGCCTGTTCTGACACCCTCATCAATAACATAGTGGTGTATTCTGCAACTGGCCTTCTGGCCGTGATTCCTTTCCATGCAATACTGTTGTCTTACTATCAAATTATTTCCTCCATACTCAGCATTTCCTCAGCTGCAGGGAAGCACAAAGCCTTTTCCACGTGTGGGTCTCACCTCTCCATGGTCTCCTTGTTCTATGGCACGGGCCTTGGTGTCTACCTCAGttctgcagcaacttcttcctccaggatgagTCTGGTGGCCTCGGTGATGTATACCATTGTCACCCCCATGATGAACCCCTTCATCTACAGCTTGAGGAACAGGGACATGAAGAGAGCCTTGAGCAGGCTACTCATCAGGATGGTGCCACTCAGTGTCAGGACCATTACAGGACTCTCCTGA